The Ralstonia pseudosolanacearum genome includes the window TTGTGCAGCGGGTGCAGGGGCCGGCGCAGCAGCGGCCGGAGCCGGTGCGGCCTGAGCGGCGGGCGCCGGAGCAGCAGCTGCGCCCTGCTCTTCGAGCAGCAGCACCAGCGAGCCTTCCGACACGGAGTCGCCCACCTTGATCTTCACTTCCTTGACGACGCCGCTCTTGGGCGACGGCACATCCATGGTCGCCTTGTCCGACTCCAGCGTGACCAGCGAATCCTCGGCGCTGACGGTATCGCCCGCCTTGACGTGCAGCTCGATGACCGGCACGTCCTTGTAGTCGCCGATGTCCGGCACCTTGATTTCTACGACTTGACTCATTCTTCTGTCTCCAGAGGGGCTGGCGGCGCTGCACGCCTGCGCGGCGGACACGCGGTCGCCCGGCAGGCTACCGCATCGTGCCGTCAAATGCACCATGCGGGCAGCCCGGCGAGGCCGGTGCCCAGCCGGACGCATGCAGCGCGCCCGGCGGCTCCGTTATACGGTCATCGGGTTGGGCTTGTTGGGATCGAGGTTGTACTTCTTGAGCGCCTCGGCCACCTTTTCGCGCGGCAGCACGCCTTCGTCGGCGAGCGCCTTGAGCGACGCGACCGTCACCCAGTAGCGATCCACCTCGAAGAAGTGGCGCAGCTTCTCGCGGGTATCCGAGCGGCCGAAGCCGTCGGTGCCCAGCACCACGTAGCGGCGCGGCACGAAGGCGCGGATCTGCTCGGCGAAGGTGCGGACGTAGTCGGTGGAGGCAATGACCGGGCCGCGCACGCCCTTGAGCATCTTCTCGACGTGCGATTCGCGCTGCGCGTCGGTCGGGTGCAGCAGGTTCCAGCGCGCTGCGGCGTTGCCTTCGCGGGCCAGCTCGGTGAAGCTCGGGCAGCCCCACAGATCGGACTCGACGCCCCAGTCCTTCTTGAGCAGCTCGGCCGCGGCGATCACTTCGCGGAAGATCGTGCCCGAGCCCAGCAGCTGCACGCGCGGCGCGTTGCTGTTCTCGACGCCCTTCTTGAACAGGTACATGCCCTTGATGATGTCGGCCTCGGCACCCACCGGCATTTCGGGGTGCTCGTAGTTCTCGTTCATCACCGTCAGGTAGTAATAGACGTCTTCCTGTTCGACGTACATCCGGCGCAGGCCGTCCTGCATCACGACCGCCAGCTCGTACTGGAAGGTCGGGTCATACGAGATGCAGTTCGGGATGGCGGCGTGGTAGACGTGCGAGTGGCCGTCTTCGTGCTGCAAACCCTCGCCGTTCAGCGTGGTACGGCCTGCGGTGCCGCCCAGCAGGAAGCCGCGCGAGCGCATGTCGCCGGCGGCCCAGCAGAGGTCGCCGATGCGCTGGATGCCGAACATCGAGTAGTAGATGTAGAACGGGATCATCGCCACGCCGTGCGTCGAGTACGACGTTGCGGCGGCGATCCAGTCGCACATGGCGCCGGCTTCGTTGATGCCTTCCTGCAGCACCTGACCCGTCTGCGATTCCTTGTAGAACATCAGCTGGTCGTGATCCTGCGGCACGTACTTCTGGCCTTCCTGGTTCCAGATGCCGACCTGGCGGAACAGACCTTCCATGCCGAACGTGCGCGACTCATCCGGCACGATGGGCACCACGTGCTTGCCGACGTTCTTGTCCTTCAGCAGGATGTTCAGGATGCGCACGAAGGCCATCGTGGTGGACACTTCACGGCCTTCGCCGGTGGCCTTGAGCAGCGCGTCGAACGCAGCCAGCGCCGGCACTTGCAGCGCGTCGGCCTTCTGGCGACGGGCCGGCAGGTAGCCGCCCAGGTCCATGCGTGCCTTGCGCATGTACTCGAGTTCCTTCGAACCTTCCTCGAACTTGACGTACGGAACGTGCTCGAGCTGATCGTCGGCAACCGGAATGTTGAAGCGGTCGCGCAGCTTGCGGATGGCGTCCACCGGCATCTTCTTCTGCTGGTGGGCGATGTTCATCGCTTCGCCGGCT containing:
- the aceE gene encoding pyruvate dehydrogenase (acetyl-transferring), homodimeric type, which produces MSAVPEQVLGATRASDVDPQETKEWLEALQGVIGAEGPDRAAFLLDKQLEYARINGVTSPLHAETPYINTIPVENQDRIPGDQEIEHRIRSFTRWNAMAMVLRANKDTNVGGHISSFASAATLYDVGYNHFWHAPSDKHGGDMVFVQGHSAPGVYSRAFLLGRLTENQLDSFRQEVDGHGISSYPHPWLMPDFWQFPTVSMGLGPIMAIYQARFTKYLASRGLIQNFEQRKVWAFLGDGETDEPESLGAIGMAGREKLDNLVFVINCNLQRLDGPVRGNGKIIQELESEFRGAGWNVIKVIWGSRWDQLLARDTKGLLMSRMMECVDGEYQTFKSKSGAYVREFFFNTPELKAMVADWSDDDIWALNRGGHDPHKIFAAFKSATEHKGQPTVILAKTIKGYGMGEAGEAMNIAHQQKKMPVDAIRKLRDRFNIPVADDQLEHVPYVKFEEGSKELEYMRKARMDLGGYLPARRQKADALQVPALAAFDALLKATGEGREVSTTMAFVRILNILLKDKNVGKHVVPIVPDESRTFGMEGLFRQVGIWNQEGQKYVPQDHDQLMFYKESQTGQVLQEGINEAGAMCDWIAAATSYSTHGVAMIPFYIYYSMFGIQRIGDLCWAAGDMRSRGFLLGGTAGRTTLNGEGLQHEDGHSHVYHAAIPNCISYDPTFQYELAVVMQDGLRRMYVEQEDVYYYLTVMNENYEHPEMPVGAEADIIKGMYLFKKGVENSNAPRVQLLGSGTIFREVIAAAELLKKDWGVESDLWGCPSFTELAREGNAAARWNLLHPTDAQRESHVEKMLKGVRGPVIASTDYVRTFAEQIRAFVPRRYVVLGTDGFGRSDTREKLRHFFEVDRYWVTVASLKALADEGVLPREKVAEALKKYNLDPNKPNPMTV